One genomic window of Nicotiana sylvestris chromosome 10, ASM39365v2, whole genome shotgun sequence includes the following:
- the LOC104224261 gene encoding AAA-ATPase At3g28580-like encodes MMMMQDVWTQLGPTIAAIMFTWTMYQNYFPHQLRGHIRRYTDKIISYFYPYMHIIFHEYDTDGWFERSKAYVAIERYLSKNSCTQAKRLKANVVKDGQSVVLTMDDHEEITDEYKGEKVWWISSQKLANKQTISLWKEDDKRYFKLKFHRKNRELITNSYLKYVLDEGKAIAVRERQRKLYTNNKGESGGYRYRGWRIWSQVVFEHPSTFDTLAMDPNKKQEIMDDLQTFRKSKDYYAKIGKAWKRGYLLYGPPGTGKSSMIAAMANFLEYDIYDLELTAVKDNTELRRLLIDTTSKSIIVIEDIDCSLDLTGQREEKKKKDEKDKEKDEKDAIVEKMKKGEAKEKSEVTLSGLLNFIDGLWSAIGGERLIVFTTNYVEKLDPALIRRGRMDKHIVLSYCCFESFKVLAYNYLDVESHDYFPEIRRLLGETNMTPADIAENLMPKSSKENADTCLKRLIEALENAKEEAKLKAKEEEERAKAEKEKEVKEKEEKKKKLAAVDGVNKNEKSESNGTEENGSAKENGDVSKD; translated from the exons ATGATGATGATGCAAGATGTTTGGACTCAGTTGGGTCCAACCATTGCAGCAATCATGTTCACTTGGACCATGTACCAGAACTATTTTCCTCACCAACTTCGTGGCCATATTAGGAGGTATACAGATAAAATCATAAGTTATTTCTACCCTTATATGCACATTATTTTTCATGAATATGATACTGATGGCTGGTTCGAGCGGAGCAAAGCTTATGTTGCAATCGAAAGATACCTGAGTAAGAACTCCTGCACACAAGCTAAGCGTCTCAAAGCCAACGTAGTAAAAGATGGTCAATCTGTTGTCCTAACAATGGATGATCACGAGGAGATAACCGATGAATATAAAGGCGAGAAGGTTTGGTGGATTTCGAGCCAAAAATTAGCCAACAAACAGACAATTTCATTGTGGAAGGAGGATGACAAGAGGTATTTCAAGCTCAAATTTCACAGAAAGAATCGCGAGCTTATCACCAATTCATACTTGAAGTATGTGTTGGACGAAGGGAAGGCGATTGCTGTTAGAGAAAGGCAGAGGAAGTTGTACACAAACAATAAGGGAGAGTCAGGTGGTTATAGATATAGGGGTTGGAGGATATGGAGTCAAGTAGTGTTTGAACATCCATCAACTTTTGATACTTTGGCTATGGATCCAAACAAGAAACAAGAGATTATGGATGATCTCCAAACATTTAGAAAATCAAAAGATTATTATGCCAAGATTGGCAAGGCGTGGAAGCGTGGTTATCTTCTTTATGGTCCTCCCGGGACAG GTAAGTCTAGCATGATTGCGGCTATGGCTAATTTCTTGGAATATGATATCTATGATCTTGAATTGACAGCGGTTAAGGACAATACCGAGCTAAGAAGGTTGTTGATAGACACTACAAGTAAGTCTATTATTGTAATTGAAGACATCGATTGTTCCCTTGACCTTACCGGTCAaagggaggagaagaagaagaaagacgagaaagataaagaaaaagatgaGAAAGATGCCATTGTGGAAAAGATGAAAAAAGGAGAGGCGAAAGAGAAAAGTGAAGTAACTTTATCTGGGCTTTTGAACTTTATTGATGGTTTATGGTCAGCTATTGGTGGTGAAAGGCTTATTGTTTTCACTACTAACTATGTGGAAAAGCTTGATCCTGCTCTAATTCGGAGGGGTAGAATGGATAAACATATTGTGTTATCCTATTGTTGTTTTGAGTCGTTCAAGGTGCTTGCATATAATTATCTTGACGTCGAATCTCATGATTATTTTCCTGAGATTCGACGTTTATTGGGGGAAACTAATATGACTCCTGCTGATATTGCTGAGAATTTGATGCCTAAGTCTTCAAAGGAAAATGCAGATACTTGCTTGAAGAGATTGATTGAAGCTCTTGAAAATGCCAAGGAGGAAGCAAAATTGAAGGctaaggaagaagaagagagagcaAAGGCTGAGAAGGAGAAAGAAGTGAAAGAGaaagaggaaaaaaagaaaaaattagcaGCTGTTGATGGTGTAAACAAGAATGAGAAGTCAGAGAGTAATGGTACTGAGGAAAATGGTAGTGCCAAGGAAAATGGTGATGTTAGCAAAGATTGA